From the Macaca nemestrina isolate mMacNem1 chromosome 7, mMacNem.hap1, whole genome shotgun sequence genome, one window contains:
- the LOC105488037 gene encoding ceroid-lipofuscinosis neuronal protein 6 isoform X1 produces the protein MKQMSFMFRLAYAFPRYLIVYMQIFQNPKSETFQIRDAQPVSPFTITIILYWRKIFQISRSRRGIISELRCVFSSTVAFQKHLPPSLTFSSCLRGPFRNQKLIERSPRTLPRSITYVSIIIFIMGASIHLVGDSVNHRLLFSGYQHHLSVRENPIIKNLKPETLIDSFELLYYYDEYLGHCMWYIPFFLILFMYFSGCFTACKAERWMPGPALLLVAPSGLYYWYLVTEGQIFILFIFTFFAMLALVLHQKRKRLFLDSNGLFLFSSFTLTLLLVALWVAWLWNDPVLRKKYPGVIYVPEPWAFYTLHVSSRH, from the exons atgaaacaaatgagtttcatgtttagacttgcaTATGCattcccaagatatctcattgtgtatatgcaaatattccaaaatccaaaatctgaaacatttcagataagggatgcTCAGCCTGTATCCCCATTTACTATCACCATCATTTTGTATTGGAGAAAGATATTTCAAATCTCCAGAAGTAGGAGGGGTATAATCTCAGAACTCCGGTGTGTTTTCAGTTCAACAGTGGCATTTCAGAAGCACCTGCCTCCATCCCtgacattttcttcatgtttgcGGGGACCATTCAGAAATCAGAAG CTCATCGAGCGGTCGCCCCGCACCCTGCCGCGCTCTATCACCTATGTGagcatcatcatcttcatcatggGTGCCAGCATCCACCTGGTGGGCGACTCTGTCAACCACCGCCTGCTCTTCAGTGGCTACCAGCACCACCTGTCTGTCCGTGAGAACCCCATCATCAAGAATCTCAAGCCGGAGACGCTG ATCGACTCCTTTGAGCTGCTGTACTATTATGATGAGTACCTGGGTCACTGCATGTG GTACATCCCcttcttcctcatcctcttcATGTACTTCAGCGGCTGCTTTACTGCCTGTAAAGCTGAGAGGTGGATGCCAGGGCCTGCCCTGCTCCTGGTGGCGCCCAGTGGCCTGTACTACTG GTACCTGGTCACCGAGGGCCAGATCTTCATCCTCTTCATCTTCACCTTCTTTGCCATGCTGGCCCTCGTCCTGCACCAGAAGCGCAAGCGCCTCTTCCTGGACAGCAACggccttttcctcttctcctccttcacGCTGACCCTCTTGCTGGTGGCGCTCTGGGTCGCCTGGCTGTGGAATGACCCTGTTCTCAGGAAGAAGTACCCGGGTGTCATCTACGTCCCTGAGCCCTGGGCTTTCTACACCCTTCACGTCAGCAGTCGGCACTGA
- the LOC105488029 gene encoding LOW QUALITY PROTEIN: calmodulin-like protein 4 (The sequence of the model RefSeq protein was modified relative to this genomic sequence to represent the inferred CDS: inserted 2 bases in 1 codon), translated as MAAEHLLPGPPPSLADFRLEAGGXTERGSGSSERTGGSRGLRMAKFLSQDQINEYKECFSLYDKQQRGKIKATDLMVAMRCLGASPTPGEVQRHLQTHGIDGNGELDFSTFLTIMHMQIKQEDPKKEILLAMLMADKEKKGYIMASDLRSKLTSLGEKLTHKEVDDLFREAGIEPNGKVKYDEFIHKITLPGQDY; from the exons ATGGCAGCCGAGCATTTATTACCCGGGCCTCCACCCAGCTTGGCAGACTTTAGACTTGAGGCTGGAGG AACTGAACGCGGTTCTGGGAGCAGCGAACGCACGGGTGGCAGCCGGGGCCTCAGGATG GCCAAGTTTCTTTCCCAAGACCAAATTAATG AGTACAAGGAATGCTTCTCCCTGTATGACAAGCAGCAGAGGGGGAAGATAAAAGCCACAGACCTCATGGTGGCCATGAGGTGCCTGGGGGCCAGCCCGACGCCAGGGGAGGTGCAGCggcacctgcagacccacgggATAG ATGGAAATGGAGAGCTGGATTTCTCCACTTTTCTGACCATTATGCACATgcaaataaaacaagaagacCCAAAGAAAGAAATTCTTCTAGCCATGTTGATGGCGGACAAGGAGAAGAAAGGTTACATCATGGCGTCTGACCTGCGGTCAAAACTTACGAGCCTCGGGGAGAAGCTCACCCACAAGGAAG TGGATGATCTTTTCAGGGAAGCAGGTATCGAACCCAACGGCAAAGTGAAGTATGATGAATTTATCCACAAGATCACCCTTCCTGGACAGGACTATTGA